Proteins from one Gemmatimonadota bacterium genomic window:
- a CDS encoding metal-dependent hydrolase: protein MAKLTYHAHASYSLTDGSHDLLFDPFITGNPLATISADDLNPDYILLTHGHGDHIGDAVPIARRSGATIIASFELANYCEAQGAETHDLGIGGAYTFPFGRVKLTQATHSSSITADDGAIVYLGNPAGIIVRFEGKTIYNTGDTGLFGDMALIGRLEKPDVVIMPIGDNYTMGIDDAVEAVRMIGAGTVIPVHYNTFPVIEQDPAEFVDKVGDLARCVVLKPGESVEL from the coding sequence ATGGCCAAACTCACCTATCACGCCCACGCCAGTTACTCGCTGACGGACGGCAGCCATGACCTGCTGTTCGATCCCTTCATCACGGGCAATCCACTGGCGACGATTTCAGCGGACGACCTGAATCCCGACTACATCCTGCTGACCCACGGACACGGCGACCATATCGGCGACGCTGTGCCCATCGCCCGGCGCAGCGGGGCGACGATCATCGCCTCCTTCGAACTCGCCAACTACTGCGAGGCCCAGGGCGCCGAGACGCACGACCTGGGGATCGGCGGTGCGTACACCTTCCCCTTCGGACGGGTGAAGCTCACGCAGGCGACTCACAGTTCGTCGATCACCGCGGACGACGGGGCCATCGTGTACCTGGGAAATCCAGCGGGGATCATTGTGCGTTTCGAGGGGAAGACGATCTACAACACGGGCGATACGGGGCTCTTCGGCGACATGGCCCTGATCGGCCGCCTGGAGAAGCCGGACGTCGTGATCATGCCCATCGGAGACAACTACACCATGGGGATCGACGACGCCGTGGAGGCGGTGCGGATGATCGGCGCCGGCACCGTGATCCCGGTCCATTACAACACCTTCCCGGTGATCGAGCAGGACCCGGCTGAGTTCGTCGACAAGGTGGGCGACCTGGCCCGCTGCGTCGTGCTGAAGCCGGGCGAGTCGGTCGAGTTATAG
- a CDS encoding methyltransferase domain-containing protein, protein MRETPTSSARASTTRPGSISPGTPQRSCSSVTPTAGGPSNIRRRPMMCSRPWIRSRRSSSAGPGRVTTCPCALGRRNTACKWKIHPCGCLSKGANMPTSDWPELAGDAQSRWNLNAGFWDDYMGEHSNDFHNLLVRPAMERLLDVKSGDNVLDIACGNGNFSRFLAGLGARVTAIDGSAGMIDKARKHSEGHGTGASENEPAGEIDYRVIDVTDTKELEGLGRNSFDAAVSNMAVMDMAEVGPMFGAVHGLLKPSGVFVFSLTHPCFQAPYAVRYAEQVDQDGRMIQKVGIKIDRYLTPQPFEGLAIVGQPVPNLIFHRPLSALLAACFEAGFVLDGLEERAFDESVEADRELSWANFRETPPMMAVRLRRMV, encoded by the coding sequence ATGCGGGAGACGCCTACATCTTCAGCACGAGCATCTACCACACGCCCGGGGTCAATTTCACCGGGAACACCACAAAGGTCCTGCTCATCAGTTACGCCTACCGCTGGTGGGCCCAGCAACATCCGACGCCGCCCGATGATGTGCTCGAGACCATGGATCCGATCACGGCGCAGCTCTTCTGCCGGCCCTGGGAGGGTGACGACGTGCCCCTGCGCGCTTGGGCGGCGGAACACGGCCTGCAAGTGGAAGATCCACCCATGCGGGTGTTTGAGTAAAGGAGCCAACATGCCCACGTCAGACTGGCCGGAACTGGCAGGCGACGCGCAGAGTAGATGGAACCTGAACGCCGGATTCTGGGACGACTACATGGGCGAACACAGCAACGATTTCCACAACCTGCTGGTGCGGCCGGCCATGGAACGGCTGCTGGACGTGAAGTCTGGCGACAACGTGCTCGACATCGCCTGCGGAAACGGGAACTTCTCGCGTTTTCTCGCCGGACTGGGCGCACGGGTCACCGCGATCGATGGAAGCGCCGGGATGATCGATAAGGCGCGGAAACATTCGGAAGGCCATGGGACCGGTGCATCAGAAAACGAACCCGCGGGCGAGATCGACTACCGCGTGATCGACGTGACGGATACGAAGGAGTTGGAAGGACTGGGGAGGAATAGCTTCGATGCGGCCGTATCCAACATGGCCGTCATGGACATGGCCGAGGTCGGACCGATGTTCGGCGCCGTGCACGGCCTTCTGAAGCCGAGTGGTGTTTTCGTCTTCAGCCTGACGCACCCGTGCTTCCAGGCGCCCTACGCCGTACGCTACGCGGAACAGGTAGACCAGGATGGGAGAATGATCCAGAAAGTCGGAATCAAGATCGACCGCTATTTGACGCCGCAGCCCTTCGAGGGACTGGCCATCGTGGGCCAGCCCGTGCCCAACCTCATCTTTCACCGGCCCCTGTCCGCACTGCTGGCCGCCTGTTTCGAAGCAGGGTTCGTACTGGACGGCCTGGAGGAACGCGCCTTCGACGAAAGCGTGGAAGCCGACCGCGAGTTGTCCTGGGCGAACTTCAGGGAAACACCGCCCATGATGGCCGTGCGGCTGCGACGGATGGTGTGA
- a CDS encoding P-II family nitrogen regulator: protein MKLIVAIIRPEKLDDVRNALDEKGIPGMTLSRVSGHGRTAHRTGLYRGQEIDIPLAAKIRMEIAVTNDQKDEIVDVIWKAARSGGDRTGDGKIFVVPVEESVRISSGERGEDAV from the coding sequence ATGAAACTAATCGTAGCCATCATCAGACCGGAGAAGCTCGACGACGTCCGGAACGCGCTCGACGAGAAAGGCATCCCCGGCATGACCCTCTCCAGGGTGTCGGGGCATGGCCGCACCGCCCATCGCACGGGACTTTACCGGGGACAGGAGATCGACATCCCCCTCGCGGCCAAGATCCGCATGGAAATCGCCGTCACCAACGATCAGAAGGACGAGATCGTGGACGTGATCTGGAAGGCCGCCAGGTCGGGCGGCGACCGGACGGGAGACGGCAAGATATTCGTGGTGCCCGTCGAAGAAAGCGTCCGCATCAGCAGCGGGGAACGCGGTGAGGACGCGGTGTAG
- a CDS encoding ammonium transporter, whose amino-acid sequence MSLSGILRIAACLALAVPGAAFAQEEAAAPAAVLNSGDTAWMLVSCALVLLMLPGLAMFYGGLTRTRNVLGTMMHSFAAMGIMGVQWVIFGFALAFGASAIIPGVLGWSSDYFLLGGVDPGTLWDGTNIPTYLFAMFQGMFAIITPALIAGAIAERVKFGAYCLLILLWGFVVYEPLCYMVWNADGMLFKDGAIDFAGGTVVHISSGVAGLVAAMVLGPRLGYPGRAMKPNNLTMTLIGAGLLWIGWFGFNAGSAVSAGETAVQALTVTQISAAAGAVGWIVTELIHHGRASSLGIVSGILAGLVAITPAAGSVTPAWALVFGFGAAVVCFLMVQLKGKLGYDDTLDVFAIHGIGGMFGALLVGLVATDVGGWSQFLIQIKGVVIAIALSAVGTGVLVWLIDRTIGLRATDEDQLVGLDHSQHGEDGYGLTHL is encoded by the coding sequence ATGTCCCTTAGCGGCATATTACGTATCGCTGCATGCCTGGCGCTTGCGGTTCCCGGCGCGGCTTTCGCGCAGGAAGAGGCTGCGGCCCCGGCGGCTGTGCTGAATTCCGGGGATACCGCCTGGATGCTCGTCAGCTGCGCCCTGGTGCTGCTCATGCTGCCCGGCCTGGCCATGTTCTACGGCGGGCTCACGCGCACCCGGAACGTACTGGGCACCATGATGCACAGTTTCGCGGCCATGGGCATCATGGGCGTGCAATGGGTGATCTTTGGATTCGCCCTGGCCTTCGGCGCAAGCGCGATCATACCGGGCGTCCTCGGCTGGAGCTCCGACTACTTCCTGCTGGGCGGCGTCGATCCCGGAACCCTCTGGGACGGAACGAACATCCCCACGTACCTGTTCGCCATGTTCCAGGGCATGTTCGCCATCATCACCCCTGCCCTGATCGCCGGGGCCATCGCCGAACGCGTGAAGTTCGGCGCCTACTGCCTGCTGATCCTGCTCTGGGGTTTCGTGGTGTACGAACCCCTGTGCTACATGGTGTGGAACGCGGACGGCATGCTCTTCAAGGACGGCGCCATTGACTTCGCCGGCGGCACGGTGGTGCACATATCTTCCGGCGTGGCGGGCCTGGTGGCCGCCATGGTGCTCGGTCCCCGGCTCGGTTATCCCGGACGGGCCATGAAGCCCAACAACCTGACCATGACCCTTATCGGCGCGGGCCTGCTCTGGATCGGCTGGTTCGGCTTCAACGCCGGTTCCGCCGTGTCCGCGGGTGAAACGGCCGTCCAGGCCCTGACGGTGACCCAGATCTCCGCCGCCGCGGGCGCCGTGGGCTGGATCGTTACGGAGCTGATCCACCATGGCAGGGCCTCAAGCCTCGGAATCGTTTCTGGCATCCTGGCCGGTCTGGTCGCCATTACGCCGGCCGCGGGCAGCGTGACTCCGGCCTGGGCCCTGGTCTTCGGTTTCGGCGCGGCGGTGGTCTGCTTCCTGATGGTGCAGCTCAAGGGCAAGCTGGGTTACGACGATACGCTCGACGTCTTCGCCATCCACGGCATCGGCGGCATGTTCGGCGCCCTGCTCGTCGGCCTGGTCGCCACAGACGTCGGCGGCTGGTCGCAGTTCCTGATCCAGATCAAGGGCGTGGTCATCGCCATCGCGCTGTCGGCCGTCGGTACGGGCGTCCTCGTGTGGTTGATCGACCGGACGATCGGGCTTCGCGCCACGGACGAGGATCAGCTGGTCGGCCTGGACCACTCCCAGCACGGGGAGGACGGTTACGGACTGACTCACCTGTAG
- a CDS encoding phytanoyl-CoA dioxygenase family protein yields MLTEDQIHHFRVFGFIVLRKVLNVEETEELGRLADVIWTAELGHQPAEDEHVSIAPFLELHPAALPMIEDDRIYTPMVQLLGQDMIWSGSEGVQGTMTRRPYHHWHADRPGPQELGYLRIKIMMYLDPMRKEAGALRVIPGSHRSPFHEELAPFQQRHGLDDPAFFGSPGNEVPCHPVETDPGDAVVFNQCLYHAVYGKAGRRRYVALKYAARPTTDAHLASIKRFSPYILEPHERIMQSESPRLRAMTAGIENLRTRADAL; encoded by the coding sequence ATGCTGACAGAAGACCAGATCCATCATTTCAGAGTATTCGGGTTTATCGTGCTCAGGAAGGTATTGAATGTGGAGGAAACCGAGGAACTGGGACGCCTGGCGGACGTGATATGGACGGCGGAACTGGGACATCAGCCCGCGGAGGACGAGCACGTGTCCATCGCGCCGTTCCTCGAATTGCACCCGGCCGCCCTGCCCATGATCGAGGACGACCGTATCTATACGCCCATGGTGCAGCTGCTCGGCCAGGACATGATCTGGTCGGGGTCGGAAGGCGTACAGGGCACCATGACCCGGCGGCCCTACCACCACTGGCACGCGGACCGGCCCGGGCCGCAGGAACTCGGCTACCTGCGCATCAAGATCATGATGTACCTGGATCCGATGCGGAAGGAAGCGGGGGCGCTGCGCGTCATACCCGGATCACACCGGTCTCCCTTCCACGAGGAACTCGCACCGTTCCAGCAGCGGCACGGACTCGACGATCCCGCGTTCTTCGGATCTCCGGGCAACGAGGTCCCCTGTCATCCCGTTGAGACGGATCCTGGAGACGCGGTCGTTTTCAACCAGTGCCTCTACCACGCCGTCTACGGCAAGGCCGGGCGGAGACGCTATGTCGCCCTCAAGTACGCGGCCCGTCCCACAACGGACGCCCACCTGGCGTCCATCAAGCGGTTCAGTCCCTACATCCTGGAGCCCCATGAGCGGATCATGCAGTCGGAAAGCCCGCGCCTGCGGGCCATGACGGCGGGTATTGAAAATCTCAGGACGCGGGCGGATGCGCTGTAG